Within the Magnetospirillum sp. genome, the region GCCGGCACGCTCGGACATGTTCGAGAAAAAGAGGTCGCGCACCTGTTCGTTGGCACCCTTCATGGCGATGGCGAGTTTCGATTTGTCGACCGCGCGCAGCAGCGTCTGCACGCCGCCGGGATCGAGACGGCCCAGATCCTCGAACTTGAACATGAGCGCTTTGATCTTGTCGGCACTGTCGCGGTTGCGCTCTTCGAGCGCTGTCGTAAAGCGCGCTTCGGTCTGGCGCTCGAGCGAGTTGAAGATTTCGGCCATCAGCTCGTGCGTGTCTTTGCGGCTCGTCTTGGCGAGGTTCGACATGAACTCGTTGCGCAGCACGCGTTCGACGTCGTCGAGCACTTCCTTCTGCACCGTCTCCATGCGCAGCATGCGCATGATGACTTCCATCGCGAACGCTTCGGGCAAAGTGCCCAGCACGCGCGCGGCGTGGTCCGAGCGGATCTTGGCCAGCACCACGGCCACGGTTTGCGGATATTCATTCTTGAGATAGTTCGCGAGGACCGCTTCGTTGACGTTGCCGAGCTTGTCCCACATCGTGCGGCCGGCAGGGCCACGGATGTCGTCCATGATCCCGGCCATGCGATTCTTGTCGAGAATCTTGCCGAGCAGCCGTTCGGTCGAATCGAACGAGCCGACGAGCGAGCCGGTCGCCGAAATCTGGTCGGCGAACTCGACGATCAGGCGCTCGATGATCGAAGAATTGACCGTGCCAAGACCGGACATCGACTGCGAGATCTCCTTGATCTCGTCGTCGGTCATCAGCGCAAAGAGTTTGGTCGCGACGTTTTCGCCGAGCGACAGCAGCAGGATCGAGGCTTTGTCTTGGCCTGTGAGGGTGCGATAGTCGTCGCGGACACGCATGGCACCGCTCCCGTCGCTCGCCCGCTGCCGATACGCGAAACACATCGCGCACACGAGACAGGCGACTCGGAGAGTAGCACAGTACGACCGCACAACCTAATTTAGGCTCGGCCAATGGCGGCCCGGCCTATTGCTGGCGGATATAGTCGAAATCGAAGCCGCGATAGTGGAAGGCGAGACCGACCAGCCGGTCCTCGCGGTCGTACCACGCGTCCAAATTGAGCCAGGGCTGTTTCTGGCGTTCGCCCTTGCGGATTTCGTAGCCGCGCATGGCATAGCGCCGCGCTTCCACCGGCTTGCCGGCCACTTGGCGGGTTTCAGCCCCGCGCAACTCGACCGCAAGATCGGCAAGCGATCCCCATTGCACGTCGAACCCGCGCGGGGCGCGCATCACCGCGACGTTCCAGTAGCTGAGCGGCTTGATGCCGACCGGCACGGCATGCGTTTCCTGATGGCCGTCGAGGCGCAGCACGCCGTCTTTTGCGACCCCGCGCAGGCGGAAGGGCGTGCCGTTGTCGTCGATGTCGCTTTCGATGCCGACCAACACGCCGTCGCGCCAAATCTCGCGCGTGCGCTGCACGTAGCGATAGACGGTCACGAAGGCCAGGCGCAGCTGCAATTTCGAATCGGTTTCGACGACCAACGCGCCGTCGCGCTCGGCAAAGGTGATGCGATGCGTGCCGACTTCCGAGCCCGATTTGCGCACCGAAAAGACCATCGCCCCGTCGGGCGGCACGCCCGGCATGGCCGCCGCCGTCGAAGCGCTCGCGATCGCGGCCGCAAACAACAGCGCCGACACGCCTGAAATTGCACGAATCATGGCATTGAATGTGGGGAGCTTGCTGCACCTGCACAAGCGAAATCCCCGTGAAAGTTCCCGCCGGTGTTGCCGAAAACGCCTTTTCACCTTATATGATGGGCAAGGAATCCGGCCATGAACGGCGAAACTAGCGTTCTCACAAAGCTGCTCGGCGTGACCGCCATTTTCGTGGCGGTGATGGGCGTGCTTGGTTATTTGGCCACGCTGTTTCCGGGTTTTGCCGACGGTGCGACGCGGCTTACCAGCAATTTCTCGGCGGTCGAGCGCCCCGTGACAATCACCGAGCCGCAAACCTTTCGCTGCCGCATCACCAAAGAATTCGAGCTCGAAAAGACCGGCAGCCAAGTACGCACCACGCACCAGCTGACCGCCTGCGGCAACGAAAACACCAGCAAATAGCGCCGAAACGGCTCAGGCCAGAATTTGGCGGGCGGCGGCGGCGTCGATCGCGATCTGGTCTTTGAGGGCGGCAAAATCGGCGAATTTTCGCTCAGGCCGCAAAAACGCTTCGAAGCCGACGCGCAGACGGCGCCCGTAGAGATCGCCGGCAAAATCGAACAGATGCGCTTCCAGTTGCGGTGCCAAGCCGCCGCCAAGCGTGGGGCGAACGCCGAGATTGGCGACTCCGGCGACACTCTGGCCAGGGATGGCGCCTTCGACGCGCACGGCATATACGCCGAAGGCTGGCGGCACATGAGTGCCGAGGCCCAAATTGGCGGTCGGGAAACCGATCGTGCGGCCGCGCTTGGCGCCTGCGCGCACATGCCCGTCGATCGCGTAGGGCCGGCCGAGCAGACGGGCGGCACGCTGCGGATCGCCTGCGGCAAGGGCCGCGCGCACAGCAGTCGAAGAATAGATGGCTTTGTCGTCGGCCGTGGCGGCCGCCACGATATGCGCAACGCGCCCGGCTTGCGCCATGCGCGAAACCAGCGTGGCCGCCGTCCCGCTGCGGCCGCGCCCGAACGCAAAATCCCAGCCCGCCACGATCGCCGCCAGATCGAGCCGACCCAGCAGGATCTCGTCGACGAACGCATCGGCCGAATGGGCGGCGAGGGCCGCGTTGAAACGTAGCGCAAACACGTGGGCGACACCGCATTCGGCCAGCAACTCGAGCTTGCGCCGCACGCTAGCAAGCCGAAAGGGCGGAGCGTCGGGCTGGAAAAAGCGGCGCGGATGCGGCTCGAACGTAACGACCGATAGGGCCGCACCCTGCCGGGCCGCAGCATCGGCGGCCGCGGCGATCACCGCCCGGTGGCCCAAATGCACGCCGTCGAAATTGCCGATCGCGGCGACCGTGCCGCGCGCGGCGGCCGGCAGGCGCTCGAGATCGCGATGGAAGCGCAAAGCGGAATTCATGAGGGGCGTCGCGCGCCGGGCGGCGCTATTCGCCAACCTCGGCAGCCACGCGAGCGGCGCTTGCCGCGACCGGGCGGGTCGCGACCAGCACCACCGCCTCGCCTTCGAGCACGATCTTGTCGTCGACCGAGATCGTCGTCGTCAGCGTGCAGCGGCGCTTTTCGGGCAGCAGTTCCTTGACCGTGGCGCGCGCCACGACCGTGTCGCCCGCGCGCACCGGCGCTTTGAAGCGCAGCGTCTGGCTCAGATAGATCGCCCCCGGCCCCGGCAGCTTGGTGCCGAGCACGGTCGACACGAAACTCGCGGTCAACATGCCGTGCGCGATGCGCCCCGAAAACGGCGTTGCGGCCGCGAACACCTCGTTGATATGCACGGGGTTGTTGTCCCCGGTGAGGCCCGCAAACAGCACGATGTCGGTTTCGGTCACGGTTTTGGCGAAGATCGCCGTTTGGCCGACCGCGAGGTCCTCGAAATAGAGGCCGTGCAATTCTTCGAATTGGTTCATCCCCAAATCCCCCTCGCGCGCCCTGCGATCGATCGCATCCAGCGCCTGTTGCGCTGCAACATGCCCCTTGCCCGACTATAGACGAGGTGCTGCAAGCCGGGCAACGTATGTTGCAAAAGGAGGCCTGCCTATGCCGCCGACATCGAAAATTACAGCTCCGCCAGCGGCCCGCAGCTTGGCCGGCGTGGCGCTCTTCGCGGACGTGCCGGAGCCCGCCCGCAAGCAGATCGAAAAAGCCTGCCGCTGGCGCACCTACGATTCCGACCAGACGATCATCGCGCGCGACGATGCCTCCAACGACGTGTATTTCGTGGTGGCGGGCCTGGCGCGCGTCGTCCTTTATTCTGCGACCGGGCGCGAGGTCAGTTTCGACGAGATCGGCCCGGGTGCGTGCGTGGGCGAACTTGCCGCGATCGACGGCGGCAACCGCTCGGCCGGCGTCGTGGCTTTGGCGCCGAGCCTCGTGGCGATCCTGCCGCGCGCGGCGTTTCTGGCAACTTTGGCAGCCGAGCCCAAAACCGCTTTAGCCTTGCTCTACCGCTTGGCTGCCGCCTTGCGCCAAGCCACCGGCCGCATTTTCGAGCTTTCGACGCTGGGGGCGCACAACCGGGTCTATGCCGAGTTGCTGCGCCTTGCCCGCCCCGCCGCTGGCGAGCGCATCGTCATCCGCCCGATCCCGGCCCACGGCGACATTGCCGCACGCGTCTCGGCCACGCGCGAGACGGTGGCGCGCGCCCTCTCCGATCTCGCCAAAAAAGGCATCGTCGCGCGCGAGAAACAGGAGCTCGTCGTGCGCGATCCCAAACGCCTCAAGACGATGGTCAGCACCTTCAGCGAGGCGTGACTTGTGCCGCTTCCTCCGGCGCGCGTAGCCGCGCGAACACGCGCGACACGTCGTCCATCACCAGGAAAAACGCCGGCACGAAAATCAGCGACAGGCCCGTCGACACGATGAGGCCGCCGATCACAGCGACCGCCATCGGCGAACGGAACTCGCCGCCGTCGCCGACCCCGTAGGCCGACGGAAGCATGCCCGCCGCCATCGCCAGCGTCGTCATCACGATGGGCCGCGCGCGTTTGGCACCCGCATCGACGATCGCCGTCACGCGGTCCACGCCGCGCGCGATCTCTTCGACCGCGAAATCGACGAGCATGATCGCGTTTTTGGTCACGATGCCCATCAGCATCAGAATGCCGATCACGACCGGCATCGACATCGGTTTTT harbors:
- a CDS encoding MaoC family dehydratase — translated: MNQFEELHGLYFEDLAVGQTAIFAKTVTETDIVLFAGLTGDNNPVHINEVFAAATPFSGRIAHGMLTASFVSTVLGTKLPGPGAIYLSQTLRFKAPVRAGDTVVARATVKELLPEKRRCTLTTTISVDDKIVLEGEAVVLVATRPVAASAARVAAEVGE
- a CDS encoding Crp/Fnr family transcriptional regulator, which encodes MPPTSKITAPPAARSLAGVALFADVPEPARKQIEKACRWRTYDSDQTIIARDDASNDVYFVVAGLARVVLYSATGREVSFDEIGPGACVGELAAIDGGNRSAGVVALAPSLVAILPRAAFLATLAAEPKTALALLYRLAAALRQATGRIFELSTLGAHNRVYAELLRLARPAAGERIVIRPIPAHGDIAARVSATRETVARALSDLAKKGIVAREKQELVVRDPKRLKTMVSTFSEA
- a CDS encoding bifunctional riboflavin kinase/FAD synthetase, translating into MNSALRFHRDLERLPAAARGTVAAIGNFDGVHLGHRAVIAAAADAAARQGAALSVVTFEPHPRRFFQPDAPPFRLASVRRKLELLAECGVAHVFALRFNAALAAHSADAFVDEILLGRLDLAAIVAGWDFAFGRGRSGTAATLVSRMAQAGRVAHIVAAATADDKAIYSSTAVRAALAAGDPQRAARLLGRPYAIDGHVRAGAKRGRTIGFPTANLGLGTHVPPAFGVYAVRVEGAIPGQSVAGVANLGVRPTLGGGLAPQLEAHLFDFAGDLYGRRLRVGFEAFLRPERKFADFAALKDQIAIDAAAARQILA
- a CDS encoding DUF6134 family protein yields the protein MSALLFAAAIASASTAAAMPGVPPDGAMVFSVRKSGSEVGTHRITFAERDGALVVETDSKLQLRLAFVTVYRYVQRTREIWRDGVLVGIESDIDDNGTPFRLRGVAKDGVLRLDGHQETHAVPVGIKPLSYWNVAVMRAPRGFDVQWGSLADLAVELRGAETRQVAGKPVEARRYAMRGYEIRKGERQKQPWLNLDAWYDREDRLVGLAFHYRGFDFDYIRQQ
- the fliG gene encoding flagellar motor switch protein FliG; this translates as MRVRDDYRTLTGQDKASILLLSLGENVATKLFALMTDDEIKEISQSMSGLGTVNSSIIERLIVEFADQISATGSLVGSFDSTERLLGKILDKNRMAGIMDDIRGPAGRTMWDKLGNVNEAVLANYLKNEYPQTVAVVLAKIRSDHAARVLGTLPEAFAMEVIMRMLRMETVQKEVLDDVERVLRNEFMSNLAKTSRKDTHELMAEIFNSLERQTEARFTTALEERNRDSADKIKALMFKFEDLGRLDPGGVQTLLRAVDKSKLAIAMKGANEQVRDLFFSNMSERAGKMLKEEIEALGPVRGKDVAEAQTAMVAVAKELAAKDEIVLSKGGAGSEDDLIY